One stretch of Suricata suricatta isolate VVHF042 chromosome 13, meerkat_22Aug2017_6uvM2_HiC, whole genome shotgun sequence DNA includes these proteins:
- the CERCAM gene encoding inactive glycosyltransferase 25 family member 3 isoform X1 — translation MLQEWLAAVGDDYATVVWRPEGEPRSYPDEEGPKHWTKERHQFLMELKQEALTFARAWGADYILFADTDNILTNNQTLRLLIERGLPVVAPMLDSQTYYSNFWCGITPQGYYRRTADYFPTKNRQRRGCFRVPMVHSTFLVSLRAAGAAQLAFYPPHPNYTWPFDDIIVFAHACQAAGVAVHVCNEHRYGYMNVPVKSHQGLEDERVNFIHLILEALVDGPPMWASAHVSRPPKRPSKMGFDEVFVISLARRPDRRERMLSSLWEMEISGRVVDAVDGRTLNSSILRSLGVDLLPGYQDPYSGRTLTKGEVGCFLSHYSIWEEVVARGLAQVLVFEDDVRFESNFRGRLERLMEEVEAAKLLWDLIYLGRKQVNPEEEAAVEGLPHLVVAGYSYWTLAYVLSLAGARKLLASQPLRRMLPVDEFLPIMFDQHPNEQYKAHFWPRDLRAFSARPLLAAPTHYAGDAEWLSDTETSSPWDDDSGRIISWSGSHKTLRDPRLDLAGSSGHSLHPRPRDEL, via the exons ATGCTGCAGGAGTGGCTGGCCGCTGTGGGCGACGACTATGCGACTGTGGTCTGGAGGCCTGAGGGGGAGCCCAG GTCCTACCCAGACGAAGAGGGTCCCAAGCACTGGACCAAAGAAAGGCACCAGTTTCTGATGGAGTTGAAACAGGAAGCCCTGACctttgccagggcctggggggcagaCTACATCCTG TTTGCAGATACGGACAACATTCTGACCAACAACCAGACGCTGAGACTTCTGATAGAGCGGGGGCTACCCGTGGTGGCCCCAATGCTGGACTCGCAGACCTACTACTCCAATTTCTGGTGTGGGATCACCCCCCAG GGCTACTACCGCCGCACAGCCGACTACTTCCCCACCAAGAACCGCCAGCGCCGGGGCTGCTTCCGTGTCCCCATGGTCCACTCCACCTTCCTGGTGTCCTTGCGGGCCGCAGGGGCAGCCCAGCTCGCCTTCTACCCCCCTCACCCCAACTACACCTGGCCCTTCGACGATATCATCGTCTTCGCCCATGCCTGCCAGGCTGCTG GGGTCGCGGTCCATGTGTGCAACGAGCACCGTTACGGGTACATGAACGTGCCCGTGAAATCCCACCAGGGGCTGGAGGACGAGAGGGTCAACTTCATCCACCTGATCTTGGAGGCGCTCG TGGACGGGCCCCCCATGTGGGCCTCAGCTCACGTGTCCCGGCCCCCAAAGAGACCCAGCAAGATGGGGTTTGATGAG gtaTTTGTCATCAGCCTGGCCCGCCGGCCCGACCGCCGTGAACGCATGCTAAGCTCACTCTGGGAGATGGAGATATCCGGGCGGGTGGTGGATGCTGTGGACGGCCG GACACTCAACAGCAGTATCCTGAGGAGCCTCGGCGTGGACCTGCTCCCCGGCTACCAGGACCCTTACTCGGGCCGCACACTGACCAAGGGCGAGGTGGGCTGCTTCCTCAGCCACTACTCCAtctgggaggag gtggttgccaggggcctgGCCCAGGTCCTAGTGTTTGAGGACGATGTGCGCTTTGAGAGCAACTTCAGGGGGCGCCTGGAGCGGCTGatggaggaggtggaggcagcGAAACTGCTGTGGGACCTGAT CTACCTGGGCCGGAAGCAGGTGAACCCGGAGGAAGAGGCAGCCGTGGAGGGGCTGCCGCACCTGGTGGTGGCCGGCTACTCCTACTGGACCCTGGCCTATGTCCTGAGCCTGGCGGGCGCTCGCAAGCTGctggcctcccagcccctgcGCCGCATGCTGCCTGTGGACGAGTTCCTACCCATCATGTTTGACCAGCACCCCAA TGAGCAGTACAAGGCGCACTTCTGGCCGAGGGACCTGCGTGCCTTCTCCGCAAGGCCCCTGCTGGCTGCCCCCACCCACTATGCAGGGGACGCCGAGTGGCTCAGCGACACGGAGACTTCCTCGCCCTGGGACGATGACAGTGGCCGCATCATCAGCTGGAGTGGCTCTCACAAGACCCTGCGTGACCCCCGCCTGGACCTGGCTGGCAGCAGCGGGCACagcctccacccccgcccccgggaTGAGCTCTAG
- the CERCAM gene encoding inactive glycosyltransferase 25 family member 3 isoform X2 — protein MLQEWLAAVGDDYATVVWRPEGEPRSYPDEEGPKHWTKERHQFLMELKQEALTFARAWGADYILFADTDNILTNNQTLRLLIERGLPVVAPMLDSQTYYSNFWCGITPQGYYRRTADYFPTKNRQRRGCFRVPMVHSTFLVSLRAAGAAQLAFYPPHPNYTWPFDDIIVFAHACQAAGVAVHVCNEHRYGYMNVPVKSHQGLEDERVNFIHLILEALVDGPPMWASAHVSRPPKRPSKMGFDEVFVISLARRPDRRERMLSSLWEMEISGRVVDAVDGRTLNSSILRSLGVDLLPGYQDPYSGRTLTKGEVGCFLSHYSIWEEVVARGLAQVLVFEDDVRFESNFRGRLERLMEEVEAAKLLWDLIYLGRKQVNPEEEAAVEGLPHLVVAGYSYWTLAYVLSLAGARKLLASQPLRRMLPVDEFLPIMFDQHPKGRRVAQRHGDFLALGR, from the exons ATGCTGCAGGAGTGGCTGGCCGCTGTGGGCGACGACTATGCGACTGTGGTCTGGAGGCCTGAGGGGGAGCCCAG GTCCTACCCAGACGAAGAGGGTCCCAAGCACTGGACCAAAGAAAGGCACCAGTTTCTGATGGAGTTGAAACAGGAAGCCCTGACctttgccagggcctggggggcagaCTACATCCTG TTTGCAGATACGGACAACATTCTGACCAACAACCAGACGCTGAGACTTCTGATAGAGCGGGGGCTACCCGTGGTGGCCCCAATGCTGGACTCGCAGACCTACTACTCCAATTTCTGGTGTGGGATCACCCCCCAG GGCTACTACCGCCGCACAGCCGACTACTTCCCCACCAAGAACCGCCAGCGCCGGGGCTGCTTCCGTGTCCCCATGGTCCACTCCACCTTCCTGGTGTCCTTGCGGGCCGCAGGGGCAGCCCAGCTCGCCTTCTACCCCCCTCACCCCAACTACACCTGGCCCTTCGACGATATCATCGTCTTCGCCCATGCCTGCCAGGCTGCTG GGGTCGCGGTCCATGTGTGCAACGAGCACCGTTACGGGTACATGAACGTGCCCGTGAAATCCCACCAGGGGCTGGAGGACGAGAGGGTCAACTTCATCCACCTGATCTTGGAGGCGCTCG TGGACGGGCCCCCCATGTGGGCCTCAGCTCACGTGTCCCGGCCCCCAAAGAGACCCAGCAAGATGGGGTTTGATGAG gtaTTTGTCATCAGCCTGGCCCGCCGGCCCGACCGCCGTGAACGCATGCTAAGCTCACTCTGGGAGATGGAGATATCCGGGCGGGTGGTGGATGCTGTGGACGGCCG GACACTCAACAGCAGTATCCTGAGGAGCCTCGGCGTGGACCTGCTCCCCGGCTACCAGGACCCTTACTCGGGCCGCACACTGACCAAGGGCGAGGTGGGCTGCTTCCTCAGCCACTACTCCAtctgggaggag gtggttgccaggggcctgGCCCAGGTCCTAGTGTTTGAGGACGATGTGCGCTTTGAGAGCAACTTCAGGGGGCGCCTGGAGCGGCTGatggaggaggtggaggcagcGAAACTGCTGTGGGACCTGAT CTACCTGGGCCGGAAGCAGGTGAACCCGGAGGAAGAGGCAGCCGTGGAGGGGCTGCCGCACCTGGTGGTGGCCGGCTACTCCTACTGGACCCTGGCCTATGTCCTGAGCCTGGCGGGCGCTCGCAAGCTGctggcctcccagcccctgcGCCGCATGCTGCCTGTGGACGAGTTCCTACCCATCATGTTTGACCAGCACCCCAA GGGACGCCGAGTGGCTCAGCGACACGGAGACTTCCTCGCCCTGGGACGATGA